One segment of Marvinbryantia formatexigens DSM 14469 DNA contains the following:
- a CDS encoding bZIP transcription factor encodes MEITNQVFDRIFKRIFSLSDAAIILLINGLFDTDHSPGSSIIYNNRESTNAALEHRFADIFITVAGEYHYHLEAQMTYDKSIVLRAFEYGFYHALETRSDHLSLCFPEPVIVYLSEQENVPEESVIHIHFAGQGTFDYKVKNYVYLRHPLAELNRKKLIVLIPFQVLRLRRLLLDSRKSKIFSPDKFQKLKEIVESDILNSIKANLMVGNITRDDANQLVELTNLLYENIVLYYQKNGGEQMKPLLPGAIELPNDKYRIRIDELETQNSELKGELAALRAQLEELKKKHSSPDNVSSPTA; translated from the coding sequence ATGGAAATAACCAATCAGGTTTTTGACCGTATTTTTAAAAGAATTTTTTCACTATCTGATGCCGCCATTATATTACTTATTAATGGTTTATTTGATACAGACCATTCCCCTGGCAGCAGTATTATATACAATAACCGTGAATCAACAAACGCTGCTCTGGAACACCGGTTTGCGGATATTTTTATTACTGTCGCCGGAGAGTATCACTATCATCTTGAGGCACAGATGACATATGATAAGTCTATTGTCCTCCGTGCTTTCGAGTACGGCTTTTACCATGCTCTGGAAACACGCAGCGACCATCTTTCTCTGTGTTTTCCAGAACCGGTCATCGTTTACCTCAGTGAGCAGGAAAATGTTCCGGAGGAAAGCGTCATACATATACATTTTGCCGGTCAAGGAACGTTTGATTATAAAGTAAAAAATTATGTTTACCTCCGTCATCCACTGGCCGAGCTAAACAGAAAAAAGCTGATCGTACTTATCCCTTTCCAGGTACTGCGCCTGCGCAGGCTGCTTCTGGACAGCAGGAAATCAAAAATTTTCTCACCTGATAAATTTCAGAAGTTGAAAGAGATCGTTGAATCTGATATACTAAATAGTATAAAAGCGAATCTGATGGTCGGCAACATTACCAGAGACGATGCCAATCAGTTAGTTGAGCTCACGAATCTTCTGTATGAAAACATTGTGTTGTATTATCAAAAAAACGGAGGCGAGCAAATGAAACCATTACTGCCAGGCGCCATAGAATTGCCAAATGACAAATACCGGATACGAATTGACGAACTGGAAACGCAAAACAGTGAGTTGAAAGGTGAACTTGCTGCGCTTCGTGCACAGCTTGAAGAATTGAAGAAAAAGCACAGTTCACCTGATAACGTCAGTTCTCCCACTGCATAA